The genomic window GGCTCACCCCACCCCGCTCGCCGCGGTCGATGCTGCGCATCGCCGGTGCGATCGACCCTCCCCCTCCAGGGGAGGGTGGCAGATTGCTCGCCGCAAGAGTCTGCATCGTCAACATCAATCCGCCTTCACATAGTCCTTCGCGATGATCGCGTTCGCATCGAAGCCTTTGTCGGCAAAGCCCTGCTCCTGCAGCCATTTGATCTGGTTGTCGACGTTCTTCACGTCCAGCTTGCCGTCGGGGTCGATATAGGCACAATTGCCGACCACCTGCTCGACCGGCAAATTGGTGTACTTGGCAATGATCTCCAAGAGCGGCTTCGTCTTGTCGTTGATCGGCGCGACGCCGTCCTTCATCGCGGCGAGGATGACATCGTGATATTCGCGGTCGGCCTTCGCGAGCGCGCCGAGCAGTTTTGTCACCAGCACCTTGTTGGTCAGCGTCTTCGGCGAGGCGAACACCGCGCCCAGCTGCCAGGGCGTCTCGTCGCCGACCCAGCCCAGAAACTTTGCGCCGCCCTCGTCCATCAGCTTGCGTGCGGTGGAGATCGGCAGCAGCGCCGCATCGACGGTCTCGCCCTTCAGCGCAGCCGCCGCATTCGACAGCGATTGCAGCGGCACGATCTTCACGTCCGCAAGCTTGAAGCCGTATTTGTCGGCGAGCAGGCCGAGCGAATAGTGAAAGCTTGATCCGACCTGCGTCACCGCCACGCGCTTGCCGGCAAGATCCTTCGGCGTCTTCAGGCCGGCGGCATAGGCGTTGTTGCTGGCGAAATAGCCGATCAGGGGATAGCCGGCCTTCTCGCGGCTCATGCCGCCGATCACCTTCAGCGTGCCCTTGCCGGCGAGATTGTAGAGACCTGCGGTGAAGGCGGTGATGCCGAAATCGACGTCCCCCGAGGTGGTGGCGACCGCGATCGGCTGCGCCGCGTCGAAGAATTTCAGCTCGACCTCTAAGCCGGCCTCACGAAAATAGCCCTTGTCCTGCGCGATGAAGACCGGCGCGGAGGACGACAGACGAAGCACGCCGATCTTCGCCTTCAGCGCGTCTTCGGCCCTGGCCGTGCTCATCGCCATGATCGCCAAAAGGCCCACTAGCGCGAGCCGCGCAATCCCGATCATCCCGTTTCCTCCAGTGGTTCTCTTGGTCGTTCTTGCCGTCCGCTACAGGCCCTCGGGCACCGTCTGGTCTCGCCCGATGAAGGCGCCCTGTTGTTTCAACGTTTCCTGCAATTTTTCAACGGGGATGTCACGCGGGATCCGGTTTCCGGACAGCGCCAGCGCGGCGGCGGAACCGGCGGCCTCGCCCATCACGAAGCAAGCCCCGGAGACCCGCGCCGCCGACTGGCCCTCATGGGTCATCGAGGCACAGCGGCCGGCGACCAGGAGATTGTCGACGCCTTCGGGCACCAGCATGCGATAGGGCAGCTCGTTATAGCCCCGCGATTCCGGGATCGGCGGGAAGGTGAAGACGACGTCGCCGGGCACATGGGCCTCGATCGGCCAGCCATTGACGCCGATGGAATCCTCGAACGAAGCGCAGCCGAGCACATCCGCACCGCTGAGCTGGTAGCCGCCCTTGATGCGGCGGGTCTCGCGGATCCCGAGCTGCGGCGGCAGGTCGACGATGTAGGACTTTTCGAAGCCCGGCACGGTGCTACGAAGGAACTCGTACGCGGCAAGCGCCTGCTTGCGGCCCTCGATCTCGCCGCGGGTGAGATCGTCGGGCTCGACGCCGTTGATGGCGTGGCCGTCCTCGCGCGCCACTTGGGTGAAATTCACCCGCCATTCGATGCCGGATTTTTGCGGCCGCACGATCGCGCTCTTGCGCGGGAATGTGTGGGTGCCGGCCGCGATGGCCATTTCCATCAATTGCGGAATGGTGCGCCAGGCATCGCCCGCCTTCTCCGGATCGATGCCGTTGAGACGCAGCATCATCGAGGGGTACATCGGATGGCCGTGCTCGTCGCCGATTTCGAACGGCGCACCGGCCCACACCGCGAGATCGCCGTCGCCGGAGCAGTCGATGAAGATCTCAGATCGCACTGCCCGCCGGCCGGCCTTGGTCTCGACCATCAGCGCATCGATGCGGCTGTCGTCGCCCATCACCACGCCGGCGCCGAGTGCATGGAAGAGGATGTGTACCTTGTGGCTGGCAAGCAATTCGTCGGCCGCGATCTTGTAGGCGGCGGTGTCATAGGCCTGTGCAAAGACCTTGCCGAGGATCAGGTGCGGCGCATTGAGACCGTTGAGCCGATCGATCCGCGCCAGCAGCTCGGACGCCATGCCCTGCACCAGCCGGTGCGCCTGGCCGTAGACATTCCCATGCAGGCCGCAGAAATTGGTGACGCCGGCCGCCGTGCCCATGCCGCCGAGAAAGCCGTAGCGCTCGATCAGCAGCGTCTTCCGCCCGGCGCGCGCGGCAGAGGCCGCGGCGACAATGCCGGCGGGGCCGCCGCCGAGCACGACGACTTCATACTCGCCATAGAGCGGCACCTGTCGTGCCGGTTCTTCGATCGTCATGGCCCGCATGGCGCGTCCGCTCCCGAAATCCTTTGCTTAGGAACGACTATGAATTAACGCGCGAGGGGCTACAATCCACCAAAATACGCGATCAGCTTTCGCGAATCGAGAAAGGTCGCCATGGACATCCTCGTGAACCTGCAAGCCTTCCTCGCCACGGCGGATGCGGCCGGATTCTCGGCCGCCGCGCGAAAGCTTGATGTCTCGACCTCGGTCGTCGCCAAGCGCGTCACGCAACTGGAGGCCCGCATCGGCACGCCGTTGTTTCACCGTTCGACCCGGCAGTTGCGACTGACCGAGGCCGGACAGCGCTACGTGCATCGCGCGCGCGGCGTCGTGGCTGACGCCACCGACCTGCTCTCGCGCATGGGCGAGAAGGGCCACGATCTCGTCGATCACCTCCGCATCAAGGCGCCGACCTCGCTGACTGTGGCGCGTCTCGCCGACGCCTTCAGCGCGTTCCAGACCCAGAACCCGCGGCTGAAGCTCGAGATCGTTCTGATCGATCGCCCGGTCGATCCCGTCACCGAAGGATTTGACATCGCCATCGGCGCCTTCCCGCATTCCTTCGGCGGCGTGGTCGACGAGCCGCTGTGCCCGTTGAAGCGGCTGCTTTGCGCCTCACCAGCCTATTTGAAGAAGCACGGCACGCCAAAACATCCGCGCGATCTGGTCGAGCATCGCTGCCTCAGCTTCATGCCGACCGGCCCGGAATGGGTCTTCGACGGACCGCGTGGCCGCATCAGCATCCAGGTCAGCCCGCTGCTCTCCTCCAACGAGGGGCACGTGCTGGCGCGCAGCGCCATCGCCGGCAACGGCATCGCGCTGATGTCGCATTATCTCGTCGCGGATGCCTTGCGTGACGGCACGCTGAAGCCGGTGCTGCGCGATTTTCCGATTCCGGAATTGTGGGTGAAGGCCGCAATCCCCGAACGCCGGCGCAACGCCGCCGCAGTGCAGGCGCTGCTCACGCTGCTGAAAACGTCACTCGCGACGTCGCTGTGAGCCTTGCGGCGCGCCGTAGCCCGCATGGAGCGCAGCGGAATGCGGGGACACCGGCCCCGGATTTCGCTTCCGCTCCATCCGGGCTACATGCTTGCCTCGAGACGGTTGCCCGGGAATGACGGACCTGACAGAAGTGCCAGCATGGACTCGACGCTTATGAAATTTCCCCTCCCCGCTTTGATCGCCCTGTTGATCTCAGCTGCTCCCGCCGCAGCCCTGGAGCAGAACTGCCGCTTCATCCAGGCCAAGCCCGATCGCGAAGCCTGCTACAAGCGGCAGGAGGAAGAGCTCGCCGAAAGACGCAAGCCAGCCGCGCCGACCGGCGAGAGCAAGACGCTCGAAACGCTGCGCCAGATGCGGCAGGACGACGACGCGGTCTATCGCAGCATCAACAACATCTGCCGCGGCTGCTGAGGCTCAAGTTTTCGCGCCATCCCAATTCGCCGCCCGCTTCTCCGCGAAGGACGCCAGTCCTTCCGCGGCCTCCGCGCTCTGGCGCTTGACCGAATGCAGCTGCACGAGCCGCGTGTACGCCGCATCGTCCACCGCCATTCCGCCGAACGAGCTCTCCAGCGCAAGGCGCTTGGTTTCGGCCATCGCCTCCGGCCCGTTGGCGAGCAGCTGCTCGACCACTTTCGCGCCGGCGGCTTCGAGATCGGCGAGCGGCACCACCTCGTGGACGAGGCCGATGCGGCGGGCGTCCTCGGCGCCGAAGCGCTCGCCGGTCAGGGCGTACCGGCGGACCTGGCGCACGCCGATGGCGTCGCAGAGCTGCGGGATGATGATCGCCGCGGTCAGGCCCCAGCGCACCTCGGTGATCGAGAATAGCGCGTTTTCGGCCGCGATCACGACATCGCAGGCCGCAATCACGCCGGTGCCGCCACCAAAACAGCCGCCTTGCACCAGCGCGACCGTCGGAACCGACAGCGTGTTGAGCCGCTGCACGGCCTCGAAGGTCGCTCGTGACGCCGCCTCGTTCGCTTCAGTCGATTGCGGCCGCACGCCATTGATCCATTTGAGGTCGGCGCCGGCCTGGAAATGCTTGCCGTTGCCGCGGAGCACCACGACACGCAAGTTCGGCTTGTTGCCGAGATCGTCCATGGCCGCGAGCACGCCCGCGATCAGCGCGCCGTCATAGGCGTTGTTGACCTCGGGACGGTTCAAGGTGACGGTCGCGACGCCGCGCTCATCAAGGGTCCACAGGACAGGGTTGGCGGGCATCGGCGATCCTCCGGTCGGATTGTTTGCTGCGCACTATGGCCGAGGGCGCTTGTCCTGATCCATATCTTTACGGCGTAGGGCGGCCGCGTCCATCGCATGGCGGCTTGTGTCATGCTGGCAGCTGATGGCACCAAGGGACAGGACGGGACAGCACATGCGCATCTGCATTTTCGGCGCGGGCGCCGTCGGCAGCCACATTGCGGTCCGGCTGGCACGCGCCGGCCATGAGGTCTCGTGCGTGATGCGGGGGGCGCATCTGGAGGCGGCGCGCGCCGGCGGCCTCAAGCTGCGCGTCGGCGATTCCGAGGTCAGCGCCAAGGTGAACGCGTCAGGCGATCCGGCCCAGCTCGGCCCGCAGGACGTCGTGATCTCGACGCTGAAGGCGACCGCACTTCAGGGACTGGTTTCCAACATCAAGCCGCTGCTCCAGGACGACACAGCGATCGTGTTCGCGCAGAACGGCATTCCCTGGTGGTACGGCATCGGCCTGCCGCCGCGGCACCCGACCCCGCCCGACATTTCCTTCCTCGATCCCGGCGGTCGGTTGCGTGCCTGCATCCCGAAGGAACGGATCGTCGGCGGCGTCGTCTTCTCCTCCAACGAGGTGATCGCGCCCGGCGTGGTGCAGAACCTGACGCCGGACCGCAACCGCCTGCTGATCGGGGAATGCGACGACCGCAATTGCGAGCGCATCACCAAGCTGCGCGGCGTCTTCAACGATGCCCGGCTGGAATCGCCGCCGGTGGCCGAGATCCGCGAGGCGATCTGGTCAAAGCTGCTGACCAACATGTCGCTGTCGGTGCTGTGCCTGCTCACCGGCCAGACCGCGCGCGGCGTGCGCGACGACCCCGCCTTCACTGAAGTCATCCCGCGCATGCTCAACGAGGCCAACGACATCGCCCAGCATTTCATTCCCGAGGTCAAACGCGTGACCCGCAGCGGCCCCGCCCCCAACCACAAGCCGTCGCTGCTGCAGGACTACGAGCTCGGCCGCGCCATGGAGATCGACGTGCTGGTGAAAGCGCCTGCCGCTTTCGCCCGCACCGCCGGGCTGTCGACGCCGACGCTCGACCTGATCGCCGCGCTCGCGATTCAGAAGGCGCGCGACAAGGGGCTTTACTCGGCCTGAGATTCAGGCGAGCCCATCGATCCAGGCCGCCAGCGTGTCGAGCACCTCGGTGAGTGCCTCGTCATTGGTGCGGCCGGACTTCTTTAGCACCGCAAACGAATGGTCGCCGGCTTCGACCTGATGCAGCGTCGCCTTCGGGCCGAGCTTCTCGACGACAGGCCTGAGATAGCCCAGATCGGCGAGCCCATCGCGGGTGCCTTGCAAGAACAGCATGGGGATAGCAATGCCGGCGAGGTGCTCGGCGCGCTCGGAGGACGGCTTCTTGTCGGCGTGCAGGGGGAAGCCGAGGAAGGCGAGCCCTTTGACATCAGGTAATGCAGCCTTGGACTGCGCCTGTGATGTCATGCGCCCGCCGAACGATTTTCCGCCGGCGATGAGCGTGATGCCGGGGCAGAGCCGGGCAGCTTCCGCGACAGCCGCGCGGATGGCGGCGTGCGCGACGGCCGGCTGGTCGGGACGCCCCTTCCTCTCCTCCATGTAGGGAAAATTGAAGCGGAACGTCGCAATGCCGCGCTCCGCAAGGCCCGCGGCGACCTTCTCCATGAAGGCATGCCGCATGTTCGCACCGGCGCCGTGCGCGAGGACGTAGCAGGCGCGCGCATGGGCCGGAAGCGTCAGGATCGCGGAGACCATGCCGATGCGTTCGATGTCGAGCTTGAGCTCCGTCGTCTTGCTTGTCATGACGTCGTCGGGCCCTCACTCAACGGTGCGCGCCGCTTGCCGGCCATAGATAGTTCAGGACTTGGTCGAGCGTCATCATGATCTCGCGGCGTCCAACCTCGTTCCTCACAGAGCCGAATTTCTCCTCAAGCGCAAGCTTGGCAAAGCCGTGAACGGTGGACCAGGCCGCCGCAGCCGCTGTCTTCGCCTCCTTCGCGGTGCCGCCGACCAGCTCGGCGACGACGATCTCGAACGCGTGACCGGCGGCCCTGCTCGCCTGCCTCAGACGCGCATCGTCTGCCACGAGGCGCTTGTTCGCAAACATCATCTGGAACCGGCCGGGATGTGTCAGCGCAAAATTGACATAAGCAAGTCCCTGGGCATGGAGCTTGTCGCGCGCACCCTGCTTGCCGGATGCCGCCTCGCGCAAGGCGCCGGCAAGCGCGTCGTAACCGCGGATCGCGACTTCGGTGAGAAGCCCCTGCGCGTTGCCGAAATGATGCGACGGGGCAGCCGGCGAAACCCCGGCGCGTCGCGCGGCTTCGCGCAGCGTGAAACCCTCGGCACCCTGCTCGGCGAGAATGGCTTCGCTCGCAGCGATCAACGCCTCCTGCAATTCACCGTGATGATAACCGGGCTCCGGCTTTGCCCGCGTCGCGCCGGCGCCGCGCTTGGCGGAGGGGGCGTGTTTCTTCATGTAACTTGACACTGTTCAGATTGCGGCATATCTATCTTAACACTGTTTAGATAAGTGGCCCCCGGAGTTCGAAATGACCGAAATGCAGGATATCACCGCAAGCAGTCCCGTAAAGCGGCGTCATCTGGTCGGAGGCGCCGCGCTCGGCATGCTCGCGGGCGCCGTCGGTGGCCTCGCCGGCGGCGTGGCGCTCGGCCAGAGTGCGACGCTGCCGCAGCAGAAGCCCAGCGGCAAGCGCCGATTCGAGGGCAAGGTCGTCATCGTCACGGGCGGCACCTCCGGCATCGGCCGCGCCGCGACGCTGATGTTCGCGGCCGAAGGCGGCCAGGTCGCCTTCTGCGGCCGCAACGCCGAGCGCGGCAAACGGGTGGAGAATGAGGTGGGCGAGGCCGGCGGCGACGCGGTCTTCATTCGCGCCGACGTCCGCAACGAGGCCGAGATCAAGGCGCTGGTCGACAAGACGATCGAACGCTACGGACGGCTCGACGTCGCCTTCAACAACGCCGGCATTTCCATCGAGCGTCCCCTTCACGAATACAGCGCGGCCGAATTCGACGACGTGATCAGCACCGACCTGCGCGGCGTATTTCTGTCGATGAAGTATGAGATCCCTCACATGCTGGAGAAAGGCGGCGCGATCGTCGTCACGGCGTCGTCGAACGCCATTGCCACGACAGCCAAACGCTCGGCCTATTCGGCGGCCAAGCGCGGACTGGTCGGCCTGGTCCAGGCCGCGGCACTCGACTACGCAAAACATGGCATCCGCATCAACACACTGGTTCCCGGTACCACCGACACGCCGATGATTCGCCGGCTCGCCGGCATGGAGAATCTGCCCGATGCAGCCTGGCACGTCGGCATTGCGCAATGGGCCAAATCCAACGTTCCGGGCTTGCAGCGCGTGGCAACCCCCGAGGAGATCGCCGCCTTTGCGCTCGTGCTGGCCTCCGACGATCATCCCTACACGACCGGCGGTCAGTTCG from Bradyrhizobium zhanjiangense includes these protein-coding regions:
- a CDS encoding alpha/beta family hydrolase, translating into MTSKTTELKLDIERIGMVSAILTLPAHARACYVLAHGAGANMRHAFMEKVAAGLAERGIATFRFNFPYMEERKGRPDQPAVAHAAIRAAVAEAARLCPGITLIAGGKSFGGRMTSQAQSKAALPDVKGLAFLGFPLHADKKPSSERAEHLAGIAIPMLFLQGTRDGLADLGYLRPVVEKLGPKATLHQVEAGDHSFAVLKKSGRTNDEALTEVLDTLAAWIDGLA
- a CDS encoding ABC transporter substrate-binding protein — its product is MIGIARLALVGLLAIMAMSTARAEDALKAKIGVLRLSSSAPVFIAQDKGYFREAGLEVELKFFDAAQPIAVATTSGDVDFGITAFTAGLYNLAGKGTLKVIGGMSREKAGYPLIGYFASNNAYAAGLKTPKDLAGKRVAVTQVGSSFHYSLGLLADKYGFKLADVKIVPLQSLSNAAAALKGETVDAALLPISTARKLMDEGGAKFLGWVGDETPWQLGAVFASPKTLTNKVLVTKLLGALAKADREYHDVILAAMKDGVAPINDKTKPLLEIIAKYTNLPVEQVVGNCAYIDPDGKLDVKNVDNQIKWLQEQGFADKGFDANAIIAKDYVKAD
- a CDS encoding enoyl-CoA hydratase-related protein; the protein is MPANPVLWTLDERGVATVTLNRPEVNNAYDGALIAGVLAAMDDLGNKPNLRVVVLRGNGKHFQAGADLKWINGVRPQSTEANEAASRATFEAVQRLNTLSVPTVALVQGGCFGGGTGVIAACDVVIAAENALFSITEVRWGLTAAIIIPQLCDAIGVRQVRRYALTGERFGAEDARRIGLVHEVVPLADLEAAGAKVVEQLLANGPEAMAETKRLALESSFGGMAVDDAAYTRLVQLHSVKRQSAEAAEGLASFAEKRAANWDGAKT
- a CDS encoding ketopantoate reductase family protein, translating into MRICIFGAGAVGSHIAVRLARAGHEVSCVMRGAHLEAARAGGLKLRVGDSEVSAKVNASGDPAQLGPQDVVISTLKATALQGLVSNIKPLLQDDTAIVFAQNGIPWWYGIGLPPRHPTPPDISFLDPGGRLRACIPKERIVGGVVFSSNEVIAPGVVQNLTPDRNRLLIGECDDRNCERITKLRGVFNDARLESPPVAEIREAIWSKLLTNMSLSVLCLLTGQTARGVRDDPAFTEVIPRMLNEANDIAQHFIPEVKRVTRSGPAPNHKPSLLQDYELGRAMEIDVLVKAPAAFARTAGLSTPTLDLIAALAIQKARDKGLYSA
- a CDS encoding TetR/AcrR family transcriptional regulator, whose product is MKKHAPSAKRGAGATRAKPEPGYHHGELQEALIAASEAILAEQGAEGFTLREAARRAGVSPAAPSHHFGNAQGLLTEVAIRGYDALAGALREAASGKQGARDKLHAQGLAYVNFALTHPGRFQMMFANKRLVADDARLRQASRAAGHAFEIVVAELVGGTAKEAKTAAAAAWSTVHGFAKLALEEKFGSVRNEVGRREIMMTLDQVLNYLWPASGAHR
- a CDS encoding FAD-dependent oxidoreductase, translating into MRAMTIEEPARQVPLYGEYEVVVLGGGPAGIVAAASAARAGRKTLLIERYGFLGGMGTAAGVTNFCGLHGNVYGQAHRLVQGMASELLARIDRLNGLNAPHLILGKVFAQAYDTAAYKIAADELLASHKVHILFHALGAGVVMGDDSRIDALMVETKAGRRAVRSEIFIDCSGDGDLAVWAGAPFEIGDEHGHPMYPSMMLRLNGIDPEKAGDAWRTIPQLMEMAIAAGTHTFPRKSAIVRPQKSGIEWRVNFTQVAREDGHAINGVEPDDLTRGEIEGRKQALAAYEFLRSTVPGFEKSYIVDLPPQLGIRETRRIKGGYQLSGADVLGCASFEDSIGVNGWPIEAHVPGDVVFTFPPIPESRGYNELPYRMLVPEGVDNLLVAGRCASMTHEGQSAARVSGACFVMGEAAGSAAALALSGNRIPRDIPVEKLQETLKQQGAFIGRDQTVPEGL
- a CDS encoding LysR family transcriptional regulator; this translates as MDILVNLQAFLATADAAGFSAAARKLDVSTSVVAKRVTQLEARIGTPLFHRSTRQLRLTEAGQRYVHRARGVVADATDLLSRMGEKGHDLVDHLRIKAPTSLTVARLADAFSAFQTQNPRLKLEIVLIDRPVDPVTEGFDIAIGAFPHSFGGVVDEPLCPLKRLLCASPAYLKKHGTPKHPRDLVEHRCLSFMPTGPEWVFDGPRGRISIQVSPLLSSNEGHVLARSAIAGNGIALMSHYLVADALRDGTLKPVLRDFPIPELWVKAAIPERRRNAAAVQALLTLLKTSLATSL
- a CDS encoding SDR family NAD(P)-dependent oxidoreductase — protein: MTEMQDITASSPVKRRHLVGGAALGMLAGAVGGLAGGVALGQSATLPQQKPSGKRRFEGKVVIVTGGTSGIGRAATLMFAAEGGQVAFCGRNAERGKRVENEVGEAGGDAVFIRADVRNEAEIKALVDKTIERYGRLDVAFNNAGISIERPLHEYSAAEFDDVISTDLRGVFLSMKYEIPHMLEKGGAIVVTASSNAIATTAKRSAYSAAKRGLVGLVQAAALDYAKHGIRINTLVPGTTDTPMIRRLAGMENLPDAAWHVGIAQWAKSNVPGLQRVATPEEIAAFALVLASDDHPYTTGGQFVIDGGKTAHGG